A single genomic interval of Geotoga petraea harbors:
- a CDS encoding DUF559 domain-containing protein: MHDYEELKKFAKELRKKSTISEVILWNELKNKKFYGYKFNRQK; encoded by the coding sequence ATGCATGATTATGAAGAGTTAAAAAAATTTGCTAAAGAATTAAGAAAAAAGAGTACAATATCTGAAGTAATATTATGGAACGAGTTAAAAAACAAAAAGTTCTATGGCTATAAATTCAATAGGCAAAAAAT